From a single Canis aureus isolate CA01 chromosome 5, VMU_Caureus_v.1.0, whole genome shotgun sequence genomic region:
- the SH3BGRL3 gene encoding SH3 domain-binding glutamic acid-rich-like protein 3 has translation MSGLRVYSTSVTGSREIKSQQSEVTRILDGKRIQYQLVDISQDNALRDEMRALAGNPKATPPQIVNGDQYCGDYELFVEAVEQNTLQEFLKLA, from the exons ATGAGTGGCCTGCGCGTCTACAGCACGTCGGTCACCGGCTCCCGCGAG atcaagtcccagcAGAGCGAGGTGACCCGCATCCTGGATGGGAAGCGCATCCAGTACCAGCTAGTGGACATCTCCCAGGACAACGCCCTGCGGGATGAGATGCGAGCCTTGGCGGGCAACCCCAAGGCCACCCCACCCCAGATTGTCAACGGGGACCAGTACTGTGGG gACTATGAGCTCTTCGTGGAGGCTGTGGAACAAAACACACTGCAGGAGTTCCTGAAATTGGCCTGA